The following DNA comes from Kitasatospora sp. NBC_01287.
GAGGTCATGAGCCGCATGTTCGACGACCTCTATCCGGACGTGCCGGTGCCGAAGGCGGCCTGGCGCTGGGTCGAGGCCGCCCAGCACGACCTCGCCCAGCGCGGGGAACATCAGGCGCTGGGCGTGGTCGATCTGCTGATCTGCGCCACGGCGGCCCACGCGGGCCTGGTCGTCCTGCACGACGACCAGGACTTTGCGACCGCGGCCCGGGCCCTGCCGGATCTGGCCGAGCGCAATCTCAACCGGCTTCCCGGCACCTGAGAGCCTGAGAACCTGAGTCAAGGGGGCGCTGGTTCAGCGGGCCCAGCCGGAGGTGCGCCAGGCGTTGGCGCCCGGACGCACGGCGGGGCGGATCCGGCGGGCCGGGTCGGTCCACGGGGAGGCCGGGCCGCTCGCCGCCCGGCGGGCCGCCTCGGCGGCGGCCTCGGCGGCGGCCCGGGCTTGGACCACCGCCAGGACGGTGGCCAGCTCCTCGGGGGTCGGCTGCCCGTGCAGCACCTGGATGGGGGGCATCGTCGGGATCCTTTCCGAGCGGGAGGTGGGCCGGGCCCTACAGGGGGATGTTGCCGTGCTTCTTGGGCGGCAGCACCTCGCGCTTGCCGCGCAGCGCCCGCAGCCCGCGCACGATGTGCTTGCGGGTGTCGGAGGGCGCGATCACGGCGTCCACGTAGCCGCGCTCGGCCGCCAGGTAGGGGTTGAGCAGGGTGTCCTCGTACTCGGCGACCAGCTCGGCGCGGCGCGCGTCCACGTCCGCCCCGGCGGCCGCGGCGTCGGCCAGCTCGCGCCGGTAGACGATGTTGGCCGCGCCCTGCGCGCCCATCACCGCGATCTGCGCGGTGGGCCAGGCGAGGTTGAGGTCGGCGCCCAGGTGCTTGGAGCCCATCACGTCGTAGGCGCCGCCGAAGGCCTTGCGGGTGATCACGGTGATCAGCGGCACGGTGGCCTCGGCGTAGGCGTAGATGAGCTTGGCGCCGCGGCGGATGATGCCGTCCCACTCCTGGCCGGTGCCGGGCAGGAAGCCGGGCACGTCCACGAAGGTGAGCACCGGGATGTTGAAGCTGTCGCAGGTCCGCACGAAGCGCGCGGCCTTCTCGCTGGCCGCGATGTCCAGGCAGCCGGCCAGGTCCAGCGGCTGGTTGCCGACCACGCCGACCGGCTGGCCCTCGACCCGGCCGAAGCCGGTGATGATGTTGCGGGCGTACAGCGGCTGGGTCTCCAGGAACTCGCCGTCGTCCAGCACGTGCTCGATCACGGTGTGCATGTCGTACGGCTGGTTGGCCGAGTCCGGCACGATCGCGTCGAGTTCGAGGTCCTGCTCGGAGACGGCGAGGTCGGCCTCCTCGGGGAAGCCCGGCGGATCGCTCAGGTTGTTGGAGGGCAGGTACGAGAGCAGGCTCTTGACGTACTCGACCGCCTCCTTCTCGTCCGCGGCCAGGTAGTGCGCGTTGCCCGACTTGGTGTTGTGCGAGCGGGCGCCGCCCAGCTCCTCCATGCCGACGTCCTCGCCGGTGACCGTCTTGATCACGTCGGGCCCGGTGATGAACATGTGCGAGGTCTGGTCGGCCATCACGACGAAGTCGGTGATCGCGGGGGAGTAGACCGCGCCGCCCGCGCACGGGCCCAGGATCAGCGAGATCTGCGGGATCACCCCGGAGGCGTGCACGTTGCGGCGGAAGATCTCGCCGTACAGGCCGAGCGAGACCACGCCCTCCTGGATCCGGGCGCCGCCGGAGTCGTTGATGCCGACCATGGGGCAGCCGGTCTTCAGCGCGAAGTCCATCACCTTGACGATCTTCTCGCCGAACACCTCGCCGAGCGAGCCGCCGAAGACGGTGAAGTCCTGGGCGAAGACCGCGATCTGACGGCCGTCCACGGTGCCGTAGCCGGTGACCACGCCGTCCCCGTACGGGCGGTTCTTCTGCTGGCCGAAATTGGTCGATCGGTGCCGGGCGAACTCGTCGAACTCCACGAAGGAGTCCTCGTCCAGCAGTTCGAGAACCCGCTCACGGGCCGTCAGCTTGCCTTTGGCGTGCTGCTTCTCGACCGCTGCGGCGGAGCCGGAGTGCACCGCCTCGTCGATCCTGCGGCGCAGGTCGGCGAGCTTGCCGGCGGTGGTGTGCGGGTCCAGCGTGGAGTCGGTGGGCACGTCGGTCATCCCGAGGGGTTCCTCACGTGAGGGGCGCGGTGGAGGGTGGGGGAGTCCGAGCCGGACGGTCCGCGGACTACCGTCCGGTAGCGTAGCCAGCCGGGTGCCGTTCGCGTTATGGCCAGCGACACAGTGTGTTAATCAGCGTTTCTGCGGGACGATGGGTCGGCCTGGGGCTACCCCTGGTGCCCCCATACGCTAGGGCCATGACCGAGCCGGATCGCCCTCGTCGCAGCGGACTGCGTGGTTTCGGCCACGACGGTCCTTCCCCCTGGACCGACCTGGACCGCCCACCGCTGGAAGCCGCCGCGCTGCGCCAGGACCTGCTGCTGCCCGGCGGCCTGTGGACCGCGCTCGACGTGGTCGAGGAGACCGGCTCCACCAACAGCGACCTGACCGCGCGGGCCAAGGACGGCGCGGCCGAGGGCGCGGTGCTGGTCGCCGAGCGGCAGAACGCCGGGCGCGGCCGACTGGACCGGAGGTGGAGCGCCCCAGCCCGCTCCGGGCTCTTCCTGTCACTGCTGCTGCGGCCCACCGTGCCGCGCGAGCGGCTGGGCTGGCTGCCGATCCTGGTCGGCGTCTCGACCGCCGCCACCCTGGCGCGGGTGGCCGAGGTCGAGGTCGGCCTGAAATGGCCCAACGACCTGCAGCTGACGGTGGCGGGCGAGGAGCGCAAGGTCGGCGGCATCCTCACCGAGCTGACCGGCGAGGCGGTGGTGGCCGGCCTGGGGCTGAACATCACGCTGCGCGAGGAGGAACTCCCGGTGCCCACCGCCACCTCGCTCGCGCTCGCCGGCGCCGCCGTGACCGACCGGGCCACCCTGCTGCGCGCGCTGCTGCGCGAGTTCGCCGAGCTGTACGGCGAGTGGCAGGCGGCGGCGGGCGACCCGCAGGCCAGCGGCCTGCTGGCGGCCTACACCGCGCGCTGCGGCACGCTGGGGCGCCAGGTGGTGGTGCAGCTGCCCGGGGAGCGCGAACTGCGCGGCGAGGCGGTCGCGCTGGACGCCGACGGGCGCCTGGTGGTGCGCGGCGCGGACGGCGCGCGGCAGGCGGTCGGCGCTGGCGACGTGGTGCACCTGCGCCCCCAGCCGCGCACCGGCTGAGCGCTGTCCGCGGCAGCGCTCCGGCACTGGTTCGTCAGGTCCGGATGCCCCGGATCTGGGAATTCCGTGCGACCATTCCACCTGGCAACGGTGTGAGGCGCGCCACGTCCCCGGGCGGCGGAGTGCCTCACGAAGGACGGGAACTCAACGGCAAGTGCGGCGACCGCACGGGGACGGACCGGTGGCAGAGGAC
Coding sequences within:
- a CDS encoding acyl-CoA carboxylase subunit beta; translated protein: MTDVPTDSTLDPHTTAGKLADLRRRIDEAVHSGSAAAVEKQHAKGKLTARERVLELLDEDSFVEFDEFARHRSTNFGQQKNRPYGDGVVTGYGTVDGRQIAVFAQDFTVFGGSLGEVFGEKIVKVMDFALKTGCPMVGINDSGGARIQEGVVSLGLYGEIFRRNVHASGVIPQISLILGPCAGGAVYSPAITDFVVMADQTSHMFITGPDVIKTVTGEDVGMEELGGARSHNTKSGNAHYLAADEKEAVEYVKSLLSYLPSNNLSDPPGFPEEADLAVSEQDLELDAIVPDSANQPYDMHTVIEHVLDDGEFLETQPLYARNIITGFGRVEGQPVGVVGNQPLDLAGCLDIAASEKAARFVRTCDSFNIPVLTFVDVPGFLPGTGQEWDGIIRRGAKLIYAYAEATVPLITVITRKAFGGAYDVMGSKHLGADLNLAWPTAQIAVMGAQGAANIVYRRELADAAAAGADVDARRAELVAEYEDTLLNPYLAAERGYVDAVIAPSDTRKHIVRGLRALRGKREVLPPKKHGNIPL
- a CDS encoding PIN domain-containing protein, with product MIRYLIDSSALWRLQRDPRLRAAWAGVVSEGVVGSCHPQRTEFRVSARSGREYEVMSRMFDDLYPDVPVPKAAWRWVEAAQHDLAQRGEHQALGVVDLLICATAAHAGLVVLHDDQDFATAARALPDLAERNLNRLPGT
- a CDS encoding biotin--[acetyl-CoA-carboxylase] ligase, translating into MTEPDRPRRSGLRGFGHDGPSPWTDLDRPPLEAAALRQDLLLPGGLWTALDVVEETGSTNSDLTARAKDGAAEGAVLVAERQNAGRGRLDRRWSAPARSGLFLSLLLRPTVPRERLGWLPILVGVSTAATLARVAEVEVGLKWPNDLQLTVAGEERKVGGILTELTGEAVVAGLGLNITLREEELPVPTATSLALAGAAVTDRATLLRALLREFAELYGEWQAAAGDPQASGLLAAYTARCGTLGRQVVVQLPGERELRGEAVALDADGRLVVRGADGARQAVGAGDVVHLRPQPRTG
- a CDS encoding acyl-CoA carboxylase subunit epsilon, with protein sequence MPPIQVLHGQPTPEELATVLAVVQARAAAEAAAEAARRAASGPASPWTDPARRIRPAVRPGANAWRTSGWAR